The genomic interval CCGCGGCTCTGGCCACCTTGTCGTCGTGGGTCACCAGCACCAGCGTCTGCCCGGCCCGGTGCAGGCCCAGGAACAGGTCGAGCACCTCGCGGCCCGTGGTCGCGTCGAGGTTGCCGGTGGGCTCGTCCGCGAGCAGGATGGCCGGCTCGTTGACGAGGGCCCGGGCGATCGCCACCCGCTGACGCTCGCCGCCGGAGAGCTTGCCCGGCCGGTGGTGGAGCCGATCCCCGAGGCCGACGCGGCCGAGCAGGTCGGCCGCGCGGGCCTTCGCCTCGCGCCGCGTCGACGGCCACCGGGTGAGCGGCGTGGCCACCCGGGCCGCGAGCAGCACGTTCTGCAGGGCGGACAGCTCCCCGATGAGGTGGTAGCTCTGGAAGACCAGGCCGATGGAGCTGCGGCGGTAGCGGTCCAGCCGCCGCTCGCTCCCGCCGTAGACGTTCTCGCCGCGGAAGAACAGACCGCCCCCCGCGGGCGTGCCCGCGGCCGTCGGGTCGGGGCGGTCGAGCCCGGCGAGCAGGTGCAGGAGCGTGCTCTTGCCCGAGCCCGAGCGGCCGAGGATCGCCAGGCAGTCGCCGGCGTCGACCGCGAGGCCGAGCCCGTCGAGCACGCGGAGGTCGCGGCCGCCTTCGCGGAAGGTGCGGGAGACCGCCTTGGCGACGAGCAGGCCGGCGGTGGGGGGGGCGGCGTCGCTCACTCGGCCCTCAGCGCCTCCACCGGGTCCTCGGCCGACGCCCGCAGCGCCGGCACCACCGCACCCAGCACGCTGGAGACCACCGCGCCCAGCGCGATCAGCACCACCTCGGCGGCGTCCAGGTTCGTGGGGATCGTGTCGAAGAAGTAGGTCTTGGGGTCCCACATCACGAAGCGGTACGCGGCGTTGAGCCGCTGGGCGTACCCCCCGCGGAAGAGCACGAGCCCCAGCGCCGGGAGGAAGAGCAGCAGCGCCCCGCCGGGCACCAGCCGCCGCAGCCACCACGCCATCGCCTGGCGGACGAAGCCGATCGCCACCGCCAGCGTCCCGCCCGCCGCGGCCCCGACCCCCAGCGCCCCCACGAGCAGCCCGGTGACGCCCAGGTACGTCGCGAGGAAGTGCTGGATCGCGTTGAGCTGCAGCACGACCGCGACCGCCAGCGCCACGCCCGCGGCCGCCCCGACCACACCCACCGCCAGGCCGTAGCCCAGGAACAGCCCGAGGACGCCCGAGCGGGCCGCCCCGATGGCGCGGAGCACGCCGATGTCGCGGGTCTTGGCGAGCACGATCATGTAGAAGGTCGTCGCGACCATCACCACGGCCACGCCGCTGATGACGACGAACAAGAAGGTGACCATGCCCTTCTCGTTCTGCACCGCGCCGATGAGCTGGCCGTGCATCTCGACCCAGGTGTAGGTGAGCGGGGGCACCCCGGCGTCCCGCTCGCGGCGGAGCGCATCCCAATGGTCCCCGACGAGCTCGGCGACGCGGCGGCGTGCCCCGCCGAGCTCGGCGTCGTCGTCGGTGTCGATCGCGTCGGCGAGCTTCACGATCACCTGCGTCACGCGGCCGGACACCCGCACCCGCTCGCCGCCGAGCCCGGTCAGCGGGTCGAAGCCGGCGACGCCCTCGAACGGGGCCATCTGCAGGGCCCGCTGCAGCACGCCCAGCGGCACCATGACCGTGCCGGAGTCCACCTCGTACAGCCCGCTCTTGAAGTCGTTGGCGACCGCCAGCGGCACGCGGACCGGCTCGTAGCTGCCCGGCGTGCCGCGCTCGTTGAGCGGGACGAGCGTGAGCGTGAATTCGCGACCGACCCAGCTGGTGCCGAAGCCGTACACGCCCGCGTCGTCGCGCCGGTTCCCGCCGTGGACCTCCACCCCGGTGATCGCGCCGGCCACCGGCGCGGGCGCGTCCGCGGTCGCCGGACCCGGGTCGGTCGGGAAGGGCGGGTCCAGCGCCCCGCCGAGCCCCGCCGGCGCCGGCGGCTCGTAGAAGCCGTATGAAGCGAGTTCCTCCCGCCGCTGCTGGACCTCCTCCTCGCTCCAGACCAGCCGCTCCTCCAGCCCCACCACCTCGTCGAAGGCGGGGAAGTCGACGCCTTGGACCTGCACGGGCTTGAAGACGCCGCCGAGGTTCAGCAGCCCGAACCAGCGGATCGAAGGCGTCGCGCTCGCGACGATCTCGTCCTCCTCCAGCGCCTCGATCAGCCCCTCGTACCCGCTGAAACCGCCGTAGGGGTTGTACGCCTCGATCACCAGGTCGCCGGTGATCGCGTGGGCCGCCCGCTTCAGCTCCGTCAGGAACCCGCCCATCACCGAGATGACGATGATCACCATCGCCGTGCACAGCGTCACCGCCAGCGCCGCCAGCAGCGGCGCGAGCTGGCGGCGGAGGTAGGCGAAGATGAGGGCGAGGAGGTACATGGGGCGGGGCATCCGCTGCGCGGATCAAGCAAAGAAGCGAGGAAGCGAAGAAGAGGGAGAGTCAGACAAGCCGTCGGGGCTTCGCCTGCCACACCGAGGAGACGCTACCGGTGCCGACTGCTTCACTTGCTGACTTCTTCGCTTCTTCGCTTCTCCGCTTCCTCGCTCGATCCGCGCAGCGGATGCGTCCCCACCGGCTTCATCAGCGGAAACGCCAGTACATCCCGGATCGAGCTCTTGTTCGTCAGCAGCATCACCAGGCGGTCGATGCCGATGCCCAGGCCGCCGGCGGGCGGCATGCCGACCTTCAGGGCGTCGAGGAAGTCCAGGTCCAGGTTGCGGAAGGTGTTCTCCTCCGCATCGCCGCCGAGCTGCTCGCGGAAGTTCGCTTCCTGCACGTCGGGGTCGTTGAGCTCGGTGTAGGCGTTGGCGAGCTCCATGCCGGCGACGAACAGCTCGAAGCGCTCGGCGATCGTCGGGTCGTCGGGCTTCCGCTTCGTCAGCGGGCACAGGCTGGCGGGGTACTCCACGACGAAGGTCGGCTGGATGAGGTGCTTCTCGACGGTCTCCTCCCACAGCGCGTTGAGCAGCACGTCGGGGTGGACGCCGCCGGTCTGCAGGCCCAGGGCTCTGGCCTTGGCCAGGACGCGGGCGGCGCCCTTCTCGCCGCGGGCGTCCCAGCCGTTGTGCTCGGCGAAGAGGTCGTGGTAGCTCGCCCGGCGGAAGGCGCCGAAGTCGATCTCGTGGTCGCCGTAGGGCCGCTTCAGCGAGCCGAGCACCTCGCCGGCGAGGTGCTCGACGAGGCCCTGGGTGTGGTGGAGGATGCTTTCGAGGTCGCCGTAGGCCTCGTAGAGCTCGAGCATCGTGAACTCGGGGTTGTGGCTGCGGTCCACGCCCTCGTTGCGGAAGTTGCGGTTGATCTCGAAGACCCTCGGCAGGCCGCCCACGAGCAGGCGCTTGAGGTACAGCTCCGGGGCGATCCGCAGGAACAGCTCCAGGTCCAGCGCGTTGTGGTGGGTGACGAAGGGCCGGGCCGCGGCGCCGCCGGGCACGGGCTGCATCATCGGGGTCTCGACCTCGAGGAAGCCGCGGCCCTCGAAGAAGTCGCGGGTCGCCTTGATGAGCCTCGACCGCGTCTGCAGCGTCGCGAGGCCCTCGGGGTTGCTCCAGAGGTCGACGTGCCGGCGCCGGTACCGCTGCTCGGGATCGGTGAGGCCGTGGAACTTGCCCGGCGGGAGCGCGAGGCTCTTGGTGAGCAGGCGGAAGGTGAGCCCGCCGGTGGGGTCCTCCCGGTGCTCGATGCCGACGGAGGACGCGTCCGGATCGGCGGAGGGGTCGCCGCCGGGCCCGGCCCAGACCGTCACCTCGCCGGTCTTGGTCTGCGCCAGCGGACCCCGCGCCGCGACGAGGTCCGCGAGGTCGACCAGCTTCGCGACCTTGAAGGCCTCCGGCCCGACCGCCTTCTTCGAGACCGCCACCTGCAGGTCCACCCCGGAGTGGTCCCGCAGCGACAGGAAGAGCAGGTTGCCCATCAGCCGCTGCTGCACCACGCGGCCCGCGACGGCGACGATCGGCCGGTCGTCGCCGGAGGCGGGATCCTCCTTGAACCAGCGATCGGCCTCGGCGTCGTACAGCGCCCGGGCGGCGGCGAGCGAGACGAGCCCGTCCTGCCGCGTGCCGAAGGGGTCGATCCCGTGCTCGCTCCGGAGCTTGTCGAGCTTGGCCCGCCGGGCGGCCAGCAGCTCCTCGGTGGAAGCGGAGGAGGCGTTGGGCGGCGGAGCGGTTCTCGGGGGGTCGGGGTTCATGAGGCTCTCGGGGCGGCGCAGGGCGCAGCAGAACGGGCCCGGCGGTCACGCCGCGGACCGAGCCGGATTCCGTCGGATTCCGTCGACGGTCCGCGGCCGAGCGACCGCGGGCGTCCCGCCACGCGGTCAGGCGTTGGGCGTGCCGGTCGCGGCGTGCTCGCCGGCACCGACGGACTCCTTCTGGCCCGGGTTCGGGCCCGGACGCAGGCCCAGGTTCCGCCGCTTGTCCCGCAGGCGACGCTTCTTGCCGAGCCGGTCGCGGAGGTAGTACAGGCGGGCCCGGCGGGTGTCGCCGCTGCGGACGACCTCGACCTTGGCGATCTTCGGCGAGTGCATCGGGAAGATCCGCTCGACCCCCTCGTTGGCGACGATGCGGCGGACCAGCATGGTGCGGGTGAGACCGCGGCCCTGGATCTTCATCACCACGCCCTGGAAGACCTGGATCCGCTCCTTGCCCTCGATGATGCGGACGTGGACGTCGATCGTGTCGCCGACGGAGATCTCCGGGAGGTCGGTCCGCAGCTGGGACTTCTCGACGGCGGCGAGGAGGGCATCGCTCATGGTGCGCTTCGGGGTGGGGGCCGTCGTCGCGACGACCGGTCGGGGGGGTCAGAAAAGCCGCGTCGCGCCTTGGAGGCCGCGTCGGGGGCGAGAGGATACAGCAAGAGCGTCGGCACTGCACCGGCCGCCTCCTGCGAAGGTGTCAGGTACATTCACCGCGACGCCGCGGCGCGCCCGACGTCCTGGAGGACGCTCCTTCCCTCCGCCCGGGTGGTGGCTTCAGCCGCCGGTCATGAAGCTGGGGTAGCAGGTCATCCCGCCGTCCACGTAGACGCTGGTTCCCGCGACGTAGTCGCCCGCGGGGGAGCAGAGCGCGACGACCATGTCGCCGACCTCTTCGGCGTTGCCGACGCGCCCGCTGGGGATCTTGGACAGGAGGTCGTTGTGGGCCGCCTCGTCGAGGTGTTTGTGGCTCTTCGTGTTGGTCTTGATGGCGCCCGGGGCGATGCAGAAGGCGCGGACGCCCGAGTCGGCCAGCTCCAGGGTCATCGACTGCGTCATCGCGGCGACCGCCGCCTTCGCGGCGCAGTAGGGCGTGTAGCCGGACCAGGGCACCTTGTCGTGGACGCTGGTGATGTTGCAGATCACGCCGTGGCCGCGGCCGATCATCCGCGGCACCGCGGAGCGGCAGGCGTGGATGACGCCGTGGAAGTTGATGTCGAGCACCCGGCGGATCTCCGCGGGATCCATCTCCCAGAGCAGCCCCCGGTGGCCGTCGACGCCGGCGTTGTTCACGAGGATGTCGATCCCGCCCCAGGCTTCGTCGAGCTTCCGGAACATCGCGATCACCTGCGCCTCCTCCGCGATGTCGCTGCTCTCGTGCCAGCACCGGCGCCCGAAGCCCTCGATGAGGTCCGCGGTCTCGGCGGCGCCCGCGTCGTCGCCGAGGTGGTTGAAGGCGACGTCGGCGCCGGCGCGGGCGGCGGAGCGGGCGATGGCCTGGCCGATCCCGGCGCTGCCGCCGGTGACGAGGACCCTTCGGTTCTTCAGCGAGGTATGCACGGGCGCACTAAAGGCGGGGGAGCGGGCCGCGCGTGCCCTGCCGCCGGCGGGCGGAGCGGGTCGGGCGAGGCGGGGGCGGGCTCAAGCCGCCCGGTGTGCGGTTCCCTCCGCGTCGACCCGCCGCCGTCCGGCTCCACTTGACGCGGCTCCCGCTTTCGGGGAGCCTCCCTGCGCGCCGCCCGGTGTTCCGGGCGGCGTCGCGCACTGGAGGCTCCTCCGCGGCACCCGCCGCGGCCATCGCGGTGCGACCTCCCATGCGGCGGGCGGGCCGGTCGGCCCGCGCGTCGCCGCACCCAAGGACCGCCTTGCGCTTCGACGACTTCGCCCTGTCCCCCGCCCTCCTGAGGAACGTGGCGGAGGCCGGCTACCAGACGCCCTCGCCCATCCAGGCCGAGGCCATCCCGCACGTGCTCGGCGGCCGCGACGTGCTCGGCTGCGCCCAGACCGGGACGGGGAAGACCGCCGCGTTCGCGCTGCCGATCATCCACCGCATCACCTCCGCGGAGCGGCACGGCGGCAAGCGGACCCGCTGCCTCGTGCTCTGCCCCACCCGGGAGCTCGCCGTGCAGATCGCCGACGGCTTCCTCGGCTACGCCCGCGGGATGGACCTCTCCGGCGCGCTGGTCTTCGGCGGCGTCGGCCCCAACCCGCAGATCGCCAAGCTCAAGCGCGGGGCCGAGGTGGTGGTCGCCACGCCGGGCCGGCTGCTGGACCTCATGAACCAGGGCTTCGCCGACCTCTCCGCGGTCGAGACGCTGGTCCTCGACGAGGCCGACCGCATGCTGGACATGGGCTTCATCCACGACATCCGCAGAATCGTCAAGGAGCTGCCCGGCAAGCGGCAGACGCTGCTGTTCTCGGCGACGGTCCCCACCGAGATCCGCACGCTGGCGCGGAAGCTCCTGCACGACCCGGTGACGATCACCATCGAGCCGGATGCGCCCGCGGCCGAGAAGGTCGACCAGAGCGTCCGCTTCGTGGAGCACGGCGGCAAGGCGGACCTGCTCGCCGGGCTCATCCGGGGCAGCGCGGGCGTGGCGAAGCCCGGCGAGGCCGGGGCCAACGGCATGCACCGCACGATCGTCTTCACGCGGACCAAGCACGGGGCCGACAAGCTGGTCAAAGCGCTCAAGAAGCACGGCATCCAATCCGAGGCGATCCACGGCAACAAGAGCCAGAACGCCCGGCAGCGGGCGCTGGAGAACTTCCGCGGGACCAAGACGCCGGTGCTGGTCGCCACCGACGTGGCCGCCCGGGGCATCGACGTCGACGGCATCACCCACGTGGTCAACTACGACCTGACGCACGAGCCCGAGACCTACGTGCACCGCATCGGCCGGACCGCGCGAGCCGGGGCCGACGGCCACGCCGTGAGCCTGTGCGATCGCGAGGAGCTGGCCTGGCTGCGCGCGATCGAGCAGCTGCTCGGCCGCAGGATCGCCGTCGAGGGCGAAGCCCCGGACTGGAGCTTCCAGCGGCCCGGGCCCCCGCCCAAGCAGGGCGGCAACCGCGGTGGCGGCCCGCGTGGCAGCCAAGCCCCGCGGGGCGGCGGCGGCTCGGGCGGCGGGCGTGGCCCGGCGGCGCGGGGCGGCAAGGGCGGCGGGGGCCGCCGCAAGCCCGGCGGCGGCCGGCGCGGAGGATCGGGCGCCGGCCCGAGGAAAGGCGGCCGCCCCGGCCGCGGCGCCGGCTGAGGCTCAGGCCGCTCGCAGCTGGCCGCCGCCGCCGCTGAGCGGCGCCTGCGCGGCGAGGCCCAGCTCCTCCCGGGCCTCCTCCATCGTGTCGAAGCTCTCGAAGAGGGTGCAGAGGCGTGTGACCTCCAGCAGCTGCTTCACGTCCGCAACGCAGCCCGCGAGCACGATGCGGCTGCGCATCGGCTCGATGTCCCGGGCGAGGCTGACCATCTCGCCGAGGCAGGCCGACGAGAGGTAGGCGACCTGCGAGAGGTCGAAGAGCACCGTGCGGCAGGCGTCGCTGCGGACGCCCGCACACAGCTCGGCGACGAGCTCGAGCATGTCCAGGGCCTCGACCTCGAAGTTGTGGGGGGTGGCGATGAGCACGTCGTGCTCGCGTTCGACGTCGTAGGGGGCGTTGAGCATGGGGTCATCCGTGGCGTGGGTTGGGGTCCACGACCAGCAGACGATCCCGGGCGTCGCGGGGCGAATGCGTTTCGGCGGCGGCGCGGAGCGTCCCGGGAAGCCGGCGACGGACGGCCGCGGACGGCGGCGAAGCGGGGCGGTCCCGCGTCGGCTGGTTCGCAGCTCCCGCGGATCGCCCTCACCGCAGCGGTTGCACGACCGCGGCGCAGAGCCCGGCGTCCGCCGCGACCCGCACCTCCTGCCCGGGCTTGTGCCGGCCCCAGCGGACGACGGCCAGCGCCACCGCCCGGCCGCCGCGCAGCGGGCTCGGCGTGGAGGAGGTGACCGCCCCGATCACGCGGCCCGGGTCGCTCGGATCCAGCACCTCGGTGCCCGCGGAAGGCAGGCGGTCGTCCTCCTCCACCTCCAGCCGCACCAGCAGCTTCTTGGGGTGGCCGAGGTTTTTCATGCGTGCCACCGCCTCCTGCCCGGGGTAGCAGCCCTTCGTGAAGCTGACCGCCTCCTCCACCAGCTGCGCCTCGGCGACGAGGTTGCCGGGGCCGTAGTCCAGGTGGAACAGCGGCTGGCCGGCCTCGACGCGGGCGGTGTTGAAGGCCTCCCAGCCCACCGGCCGGCCGCGGAGGCCGGCGCGACGCCGGGCCGCGGCCGCCGCCGGGTCCGCCGCGTCGGCCGGCTCGCCGGCGTAGCCCAGGGCGGCGAGCAGCGCCGCGAAGACGGCGGCGGCTCCGGCTCCGGTCGGGTGCAGGCGGAAGGACGGCACGCCCGCGTCGGTGCCGCGGTGCACGAGCAGCGTGTGGCCGGCGACCGTCGCCTCGGCGAAACGGCCCGGCGGGAGCGCGGCGGCGTCCTCCGCCCCCGCGGCCCGCAGCCCGGCCGCCGCCGCCGGCCCCAGAAGCATCAGCGGGACCCGCGGCGGATCGGCCGCGGCGAAGGCAACGTCCTCCGCGAACCGCGCCGCCTCCAGCCGCCCGAGCGTCTCCGCGGCGTCGTGCGTGTCGAGGTCGAGCAGCACGCGGCCCTCGCCGAGCAGCGCGAAGGCGTCGGCGAGGATCAGGCCGCGGGACCCCAGGAACAGCGTGCGGACGGCGGCGCCATCCTCGGGCGTGAGGAGGTCCTGCGTCGCGAGCCGGTTGAGCAGGTCGCGGGCGTCGCCCCCGGTCACCTCCAGCAGCGTCCGCCCCGGCACCGGGAACAGCCCCGCGTGCCGCTTGATCGCCGCGTATTCCGCCGGCGTTTCCCCGAAGCTCTGCACGACGAAGGGCCCGCCCTCGGGCCGCTGCGGGTCCAGCGGCGGGCCCCACGCCGACAGCTCGGCGCCGAGCGACTCGAGAACAGGTTGAAGGGGCGCGGCCGCCATGGGGCGGGAAGCGTATGAGCGGACTGACGAAGAGACGAAGAGACGAAGAGACGGAGAGACGGAGACAGGCAGGGGCGGCGGCTGCGCCGCCCGTCTCTCTCTCTCTCTCTCTCTCTCTCTCTCTTGCTGACTTCGTCTCTCACCCAGTCCCAGCCCGACCCGCCGCACAGACCTTCGCGGTCCATGCAGCCCCTCCGCACGACACCCCCCAGAACGTCGCTTCTCCCCTCCCAAGTAACCTCCCCACTCCAGAAGACCCCCCAACCCACACCCCCGCCCCGCTTTGCCCAAGAAAACCCTCTCCGACCTCGATCTCGCCTCCAAGCTCGTCCTCATGCGGTGCGACTTCAACGTCCCGCTGGATGGAGCGGGCAAGATCACCGACGACCGCCGGATCGCCATGGCGTTGCCGACGATCCGGCAGGCGCTCGACGGCGGCGCCGGCGTCATCGTGATGTCGCACCTGGGCCGGCCCAAGGGCGAGCCCGATCCCGCGGCGTCGCTCCGCCCGGCGGCCGACCGGCTCGACGAGCTGCTCGAAGCGGACGTGCAGTTCGCGGCGGACACGGTCGGCCCCGACGCCAAGCAGCGGGTGCACGCGCTGCGTCCGGGCCAGGTCCTCGTGCTCGAGAACGTGCGCTTCAACGCGGGGGAGAAACAAGGCGACGACGACGGCTACGTGGAGACGCTCGCCGGCTTCGCCGACGCGTACTGCAACAACGCCTTCGGCACGGCCCACCGCACCGAGGCGTCCATGTTCGCGGTGCCCAAGAAGATGAAGGAAGCGGGCAAACCGGCGGTCATGGGCGGCCTCGTGGAGAAGGAGATCCGCTTCCTCGCCGGGGCGATCGAGTCGCCCCAGCGGCCCTTCGTCGCCGTGCTCGGCGGGGCGAAGGTCAGCGACAAGATCCAGGTGATCGAGCGGCTGCTGGGCGTCTGCGACCACGTCCTCATCGGCGGAGCCATGGCCTACACCTTCTCGCTGGCCCGAGGAGGGCGGGTCGGCGGCAGCCTGGTCGAGCCCGACAAGACCGACCTCGCCCTGCGGCTCATCGAGATGGGCGGGGACAAGCTCGTGCTCCCGACCGACACGCACTGCGGCGACGGCTTCTCCGGCGACTGCAACAAGCAGGTCGTGCCCGCCGGCGAGATCCCCGACGGCTTCGAGGGCCTGGACGTCGGCCCCGAGACCGCCGAGCGCTTCGCCTCGCTGGTCGAGGATGCCGGCACCGTCGTGTGGAACGGCCCGATGGGCGTCTTCGAGATGCCGCCCTTCGATGCGGGCACCCGCGCCGTCGCCGAAGCGATGGCCGCCGGCAGCGGCACCACGATCGTCGGCGGCGGCGATTCCGCCGCCGCCATCGAGCAATTCGGCCTCGCCGACCGCGTCAGCCACGTCAGCACCGGCGGCGGGGCGTCGCTGGAGATGCTCGAGGGCAAGAAGTTCGAGAGCGTGGAGCTGCTCGACGAGGCGTGAAGACGCAGCGGCGTGGCCGCTCAAGAGGAAACCAGACGAAGACAGGCTGTGCGGCAAGGGGCCGTTCCTGACGACGCTGGATTCGGGGAAGGCGATCAGAACCAGGCGCATCAAGATGAAACCGACCCGCTCGCTGCTGAATCCGTCTCTTCGTCTCTTCGTCTCTTTGTCTCTTGCCCTCTGCGGCGCAGCCGGCGCCCCCGCCTCCGCTCAGGTTGGCTCCTCCATCGTCCTTGCGCCCTGGCAAGGAACCTCCCCGCTGGAGCTCTCCGGCCAGACCGCGCTCTACTCCACCGACGCCGACGCGCCCGGCGGGGCAAGCGTCGAGCTGGGCTCGTACAGCTTCCAAGGCCGCGTCCGGCCGGACCTCGAGGACGAGAAGAAGCTGACCTTCGGCTTCGAGTTCGACCGCATCGAGCTCGACACGGCCGACCCGGTGCTGCCCGAGCGGCTGACCCTGGGGGCGGCGGCGGTGGGGCTGGGGCTGGGCCGCTTCGACGCGGCCGGGTTCGGTTGGGAGTGGGGGGCGACCGCGGGAGCGGGCGTCGCCAGCTCGGATCCCTTCGGCGACGAGGACGGTTCCTACGGGGTCGGGTCGCTCTTCGCGGTGACGCGGCCCGACCCCCAGTCGCTGCTCGTGGTCGCGCTGGACTACGACGGCAACCGGACCGTCTTCCCCGACGTCCCGCTGCCGGCCATCACCTACACGCGCTTCTTCAGCGAAGACTTCTCCGCCAGCGTCGGCGTGCCCTTCCTCGGCGTGAAGTGGACGCCGGGCCGGTGGGACCTCT from Phycisphaera mikurensis NBRC 102666 carries:
- a CDS encoding DEAD/DEAH box helicase, yielding MRFDDFALSPALLRNVAEAGYQTPSPIQAEAIPHVLGGRDVLGCAQTGTGKTAAFALPIIHRITSAERHGGKRTRCLVLCPTRELAVQIADGFLGYARGMDLSGALVFGGVGPNPQIAKLKRGAEVVVATPGRLLDLMNQGFADLSAVETLVLDEADRMLDMGFIHDIRRIVKELPGKRQTLLFSATVPTEIRTLARKLLHDPVTITIEPDAPAAEKVDQSVRFVEHGGKADLLAGLIRGSAGVAKPGEAGANGMHRTIVFTRTKHGADKLVKALKKHGIQSEAIHGNKSQNARQRALENFRGTKTPVLVATDVAARGIDVDGITHVVNYDLTHEPETYVHRIGRTARAGADGHAVSLCDREELAWLRAIEQLLGRRIAVEGEAPDWSFQRPGPPPKQGGNRGGGPRGSQAPRGGGGSGGGRGPAARGGKGGGGRRKPGGGRRGGSGAGPRKGGRPGRGAG
- the lysS gene encoding lysine--tRNA ligase, giving the protein MNPDPPRTAPPPNASSASTEELLAARRAKLDKLRSEHGIDPFGTRQDGLVSLAAARALYDAEADRWFKEDPASGDDRPIVAVAGRVVQQRLMGNLLFLSLRDHSGVDLQVAVSKKAVGPEAFKVAKLVDLADLVAARGPLAQTKTGEVTVWAGPGGDPSADPDASSVGIEHREDPTGGLTFRLLTKSLALPPGKFHGLTDPEQRYRRRHVDLWSNPEGLATLQTRSRLIKATRDFFEGRGFLEVETPMMQPVPGGAAARPFVTHHNALDLELFLRIAPELYLKRLLVGGLPRVFEINRNFRNEGVDRSHNPEFTMLELYEAYGDLESILHHTQGLVEHLAGEVLGSLKRPYGDHEIDFGAFRRASYHDLFAEHNGWDARGEKGAARVLAKARALGLQTGGVHPDVLLNALWEETVEKHLIQPTFVVEYPASLCPLTKRKPDDPTIAERFELFVAGMELANAYTELNDPDVQEANFREQLGGDAEENTFRNLDLDFLDALKVGMPPAGGLGIGIDRLVMLLTNKSSIRDVLAFPLMKPVGTHPLRGSSEEAEKRRSEEVSK
- a CDS encoding SDR family oxidoreductase — protein: MHTSLKNRRVLVTGGSAGIGQAIARSAARAGADVAFNHLGDDAGAAETADLIEGFGRRCWHESSDIAEEAQVIAMFRKLDEAWGGIDILVNNAGVDGHRGLLWEMDPAEIRRVLDINFHGVIHACRSAVPRMIGRGHGVICNITSVHDKVPWSGYTPYCAAKAAVAAMTQSMTLELADSGVRAFCIAPGAIKTNTKSHKHLDEAAHNDLLSKIPSGRVGNAEEVGDMVVALCSPAGDYVAGTSVYVDGGMTCYPSFMTGG
- a CDS encoding ABC transporter permease, producing the protein MPRPMYLLALIFAYLRRQLAPLLAALAVTLCTAMVIIVISVMGGFLTELKRAAHAITGDLVIEAYNPYGGFSGYEGLIEALEEDEIVASATPSIRWFGLLNLGGVFKPVQVQGVDFPAFDEVVGLEERLVWSEEEVQQRREELASYGFYEPPAPAGLGGALDPPFPTDPGPATADAPAPVAGAITGVEVHGGNRRDDAGVYGFGTSWVGREFTLTLVPLNERGTPGSYEPVRVPLAVANDFKSGLYEVDSGTVMVPLGVLQRALQMAPFEGVAGFDPLTGLGGERVRVSGRVTQVIVKLADAIDTDDDAELGGARRRVAELVGDHWDALRRERDAGVPPLTYTWVEMHGQLIGAVQNEKGMVTFLFVVISGVAVVMVATTFYMIVLAKTRDIGVLRAIGAARSGVLGLFLGYGLAVGVVGAAAGVALAVAVVLQLNAIQHFLATYLGVTGLLVGALGVGAAAGGTLAVAIGFVRQAMAWWLRRLVPGGALLLFLPALGLVLFRGGYAQRLNAAYRFVMWDPKTYFFDTIPTNLDAAEVVLIALGAVVSSVLGAVVPALRASAEDPVEALRAE
- a CDS encoding STAS domain-containing protein: MLNAPYDVEREHDVLIATPHNFEVEALDMLELVAELCAGVRSDACRTVLFDLSQVAYLSSACLGEMVSLARDIEPMRSRIVLAGCVADVKQLLEVTRLCTLFESFDTMEEAREELGLAAQAPLSGGGGQLRAA
- the ygfZ gene encoding CAF17-like 4Fe-4S cluster assembly/insertion protein YgfZ; amino-acid sequence: MAAAPLQPVLESLGAELSAWGPPLDPQRPEGGPFVVQSFGETPAEYAAIKRHAGLFPVPGRTLLEVTGGDARDLLNRLATQDLLTPEDGAAVRTLFLGSRGLILADAFALLGEGRVLLDLDTHDAAETLGRLEAARFAEDVAFAAADPPRVPLMLLGPAAAAGLRAAGAEDAAALPPGRFAEATVAGHTLLVHRGTDAGVPSFRLHPTGAGAAAVFAALLAALGYAGEPADAADPAAAAARRRAGLRGRPVGWEAFNTARVEAGQPLFHLDYGPGNLVAEAQLVEEAVSFTKGCYPGQEAVARMKNLGHPKKLLVRLEVEEDDRLPSAGTEVLDPSDPGRVIGAVTSSTPSPLRGGRAVALAVVRWGRHKPGQEVRVAADAGLCAAVVQPLR
- a CDS encoding phosphoglycerate kinase codes for the protein MPKKTLSDLDLASKLVLMRCDFNVPLDGAGKITDDRRIAMALPTIRQALDGGAGVIVMSHLGRPKGEPDPAASLRPAADRLDELLEADVQFAADTVGPDAKQRVHALRPGQVLVLENVRFNAGEKQGDDDGYVETLAGFADAYCNNAFGTAHRTEASMFAVPKKMKEAGKPAVMGGLVEKEIRFLAGAIESPQRPFVAVLGGAKVSDKIQVIERLLGVCDHVLIGGAMAYTFSLARGGRVGGSLVEPDKTDLALRLIEMGGDKLVLPTDTHCGDGFSGDCNKQVVPAGEIPDGFEGLDVGPETAERFASLVEDAGTVVWNGPMGVFEMPPFDAGTRAVAEAMAAGSGTTIVGGGDSAAAIEQFGLADRVSHVSTGGGASLEMLEGKKFESVELLDEA
- a CDS encoding ABC transporter ATP-binding protein, whose translation is MSDAAPPTAGLLVAKAVSRTFREGGRDLRVLDGLGLAVDAGDCLAILGRSGSGKSTLLHLLAGLDRPDPTAAGTPAGGGLFFRGENVYGGSERRLDRYRRSSIGLVFQSYHLIGELSALQNVLLAARVATPLTRWPSTRREAKARAADLLGRVGLGDRLHHRPGKLSGGERQRVAIARALVNEPAILLADEPTGNLDATTGREVLDLFLGLHRAGQTLVLVTHDDKVARAAERVVVLEGGRLVEETAAARGVLVPGKRGRDADRRA